From the genome of Jeotgalibacillus haloalkalitolerans, one region includes:
- a CDS encoding PPK2 family polyphosphate kinase gives MDFKKYLVEGNKKVQLQDYATKEDHGFTEDELRDEILPESIDKLKELHWRLHAAEKRGIVVVLQAMDAAGKDEAISYIFSNLTAQGLKTASFQKPSETELKHDYLWRIREGLPARGQVGILNRSHYEEVIAPKVHKDQLKDEMYPEDMEKDEVWPMRYRQIKDFEQHLDENGFEVIKFFFNMSKEEQRERLLERLKNPEKNWEFSFNDIKERRHWDTYQEAFEDMLEHTSTDFAPWYVLPADDELYSRYVITEVMVDCLNKIDPQFPEISDEDQEKLDEAIEELENEEN, from the coding sequence TGCAGGATTATGCGACGAAAGAGGATCATGGTTTTACTGAAGATGAACTTCGTGATGAGATCCTACCTGAAAGCATTGATAAATTGAAAGAGTTGCACTGGCGTTTGCATGCTGCAGAAAAGAGGGGCATTGTTGTTGTCCTGCAGGCGATGGATGCTGCCGGTAAAGATGAGGCAATCAGTTATATCTTTTCAAATCTGACAGCACAGGGGCTGAAGACAGCTTCATTCCAAAAGCCTTCTGAAACAGAACTCAAGCATGATTACCTCTGGCGGATTCGTGAAGGCCTTCCGGCGAGAGGTCAGGTTGGCATTCTGAACCGTTCCCATTACGAAGAAGTCATTGCGCCAAAAGTTCACAAGGATCAATTAAAGGATGAGATGTATCCTGAAGATATGGAAAAAGATGAAGTATGGCCAATGCGCTACCGTCAGATCAAAGACTTCGAGCAGCATCTTGATGAAAATGGCTTTGAAGTGATTAAATTCTTTTTCAATATGTCAAAAGAAGAACAGCGCGAGCGGCTGCTTGAGCGCCTTAAGAACCCGGAGAAAAACTGGGAGTTTTCCTTTAATGATATAAAAGAGCGCCGTCACTGGGATACGTATCAGGAAGCGTTTGAGGATATGCTTGAGCACACGTCTACTGACTTTGCACCGTGGTATGTGCTCCCTGCTGATGATGAATTGTATTCCCGTTACGTTATTACAGAGGTCATGGTGGACTGCCTTAACAAAATAGATCCGCAATTCCCGGAAATTTCAGATGAAGACCAGGAGAAATTGGATGAAGCCATTGAAGAACTTGAGAATGAAGAGAACTGA